A window from Citrus sinensis cultivar Valencia sweet orange chromosome 5, DVS_A1.0, whole genome shotgun sequence encodes these proteins:
- the LOC102607927 gene encoding uncharacterized protein LOC102607927 — MGNGYNHHFQYQRNLNNIQKSTFLPMLCSRTSIKDVALPRLEDRSASLSKEDPLSPKIGCMGQVKRNNKIIGFPTATTSHNSNNNNKQLALTTKTSCNNFNVSDVKYFKLKRFFSVRNIVTYSNNNNNTSCTVSSCRRRETNAHGGRPKAAAAGNENKEREACIINIAQMDPPLPVVKRVPKPAADQAGDENNSSLWKRRSNGGALKNLDLQHIQIPRHQVEIRTV; from the coding sequence ATGGGAAATGGGTACAATCACCATTTTCAATACCAACGAAACCTTAACAATATTCAGAAGAGTACATTCTTGCCAATGCTTTGTTCGAGAACTTCAATCAAAGATGTGGCGCTGCCAAGATTAGAAGACCGTTCTGCTTCGTTATCCAAAGAAGACCCTTTATCGCCAAAGATCGGTTGCATGGGCCAAGTAAAGAGAAACAACAAGATTATTGGCTTCCCCACAGCTACAACTAGTCATAatagcaacaacaacaacaagcagCTTGCCTTAACCACCAAAACCAGCTGCAACAACTTCAACGTCAGTGATGTCAAGTACTTCAAGCTCAAGAGGTTTTTCTCTGTCAGGAATATCGTCACCtacagtaataataataacaacacaAGCTGTACGGTGAGTTCTTGTAGAAGAAGAGAAACGAATGCACATGGTGGAAGGCCGaaagctgctgctgctggtaACGagaataaagagagagaggctTGTATCATTAACATTGCTCAAATGGATCCTCCGTTGCCGGTGGTAAAGAGAGTGCCGAAACCAGCTGCTGATCAGGCAGGTGATGAAAACAACAGCAGTCTTTGGAAGAGGAGATCAAATGGGGGTGCattgaaaaatttagatttgcAACATATTCAAATTCCCAGGCATCAAGTTGAAATCCGAACTGTTTGA
- the LOC102608219 gene encoding histone acetyltransferase of the MYST family 1 — translation MGSLETPTTTETNGSATPAVTSNGGDHKPPVTANGAPLSSTDSRMVMAQESEATRKRRASMLPLEVGTRVMCRWRDGKYHPVKVIERRKMHFGGPNDYEYYVHYTEFNRRLDEWVKLEQLDLDSVETVVDEKVEDKVTSLKMTRHQKRKIDETHVEGHEELDAASLREHEEFTKVKNIATIELGRYEIETWYFSPFPPEYNDCLKLYFCEFCLNFMKRKEQLQRHMRKCDLKHPPGDEIYRSGTLSMFEVDGKKNKVYGQNLCYLAKLFLDHKTLYYDVDLFLFYVLCECDDRGCHMVGYFSKEKHSEESYNLACILTLPPYQRKGYGKFLIAFSYELSKKEGKVGTPERPLSDLGLLSYRGYWTRVLLDILKKHKGNISIKELSDMTAIKAEDILTTLQSLELIQYRKGQHVICADPKVLDRHLKAAGRGGLEVDVSKLIWTPYKEQG, via the exons ATGGGTTCGCTAGAGACACCGACGACAACAGAAACCAACGGCTCGGCAACCCCAGCCGTCACATCTAACGGCGGGGATCATAAGCCTCCCGTCACCGCCAACGGAGCGCCGCTTTCTTCAACTGATTCCAGGATGGTGATGGCTCAGGAATCGGAGGCGACGAGAAAACGGAGGGCGAGTATGCTGCCACTTGAGGTTGGTACTCGCGTCATGTGCCGTTGGAGAGACGGAAAGTACCACCCCGTCAAAGTCATCGAACGCCGTAAGATGCACTTTGGTGGGCCCAACGATTATGAGTACTATGTCCATTACACCGAGT TCAATAGGAGGCTCGATGAATGGGTGAAGCTTGAACAACTTGATCTTGATTCGGTAGAAACAGTTGTTGATGAGAAGGTAGAAGACAAG GTAACAAGCTTAAAAATGACCCGCCATCAAAAACGAAAGATTGATGAGACACATGTTGAG GGTCACGAGGAGCTTGACGCTGCCAGTTTGCGTGAGCATGAAGAATTCACAAAAGTGAAAAACATAGCAACTATAGAACTTGGAAGATATGAGATAGAGACATGGTACTTCTCCCCTTTTCCACCAGAATACAATGACTGTTTGAAGCTATACTTTTGTGAGTTTTGTCTCAATTTCATGAAGCGCAAAGAACAGCTTCAAAGGCACATG AGGAAGTGTGATCTTAAGCATCCCCCTGGCGATGAGATCTACAGAAGTGGTACATTGTCAATGTTTGAG GTTGATGGCAAAAAGAACAAGGTTTATGGGCAGAACCTCTGTTATTTGGCAAAGTTGTTTCTTGATCACAAGACACTTTATTATGATGTTGATCTGTTTCTATTCTATGTTCTGTGTGAGTGCGATGATCGGGGATGCCACATGGTTGGGTATTTTTCTAAG GAAAAGCATTCAGAGGAATCTTACAATTTGGCATGTATCCTCACTCTTCCACCATACCAAAGGAAGGGCTATggcaaatttttaattgcctTTT CATATGAACTCTCCAAGAAAGAAGGTAAAGTTGGCACACCAGAAAGGCCTCTCTCAGATCTTGGGCTGTTGAGTTACAGAGGATACTGGACCCGGGTTCTTCTAGATATCTTGAAGAAGCACAAGGGCAATATATCTATAAAG GAGCTCAGCGACATGACTGCCATCAAGGCTGAGGACATTTTGACCACTCTCCAAAGCCTGGAATTGATTCAATACAGGAAAGGGCAGCATGTTATATGTGCAGATCCCAAGGTACTGGATCGGCATCTAAAAGCTGCTGGTCGTGGCGGTCTAGAGGTTGATGTCAGCAAATTGATCTGGACTCCTTACAAAGAGCAGGGCTGA